The nucleotide window TTAGGAAGTTTGAAAGTGTGGGAGGGCAAATGGAGGGCAAATATATAGTAGACATCAGAGTAGAAATTTCCCACCAGACGGAATACCCAACAACGTCCAGACGTATGACGGCGCTCCGCTTTCCGGTTTTAAGATGGGCCCCCACAGTAACCTGAGCGATACGGAGATCAAGATCTACTATTAATAAATAGTCACACACCACCCCCACCACGCCTTGGCCAAttaaataaataataataataaggATCAGGCGGCGGAACCCGATCGACCTGaatgatgattgatgatgaggctTCGTGGGTGGGCAGCTTATTGCTCATATGGCAAGGACGGATAAACGGAGTACGGAAGGGTGTTCGTCATAATGTGCGTTGTACAAGTCAGTGCTTGTGGGGATGGCAAGACAATTCAGGCAAGGTTCACAAGAGACAAAGATAACGAAAGCTTCGTTTAAACTATCTGTCCTGATGAACGTACATGGATCGGGACAAATGGGAATCTCCACAAAAGTCGCACATACAAACGTATCCGCCGATCCATCCCATCTGAATGCAGCAGCATATACTCCACTATTGCATAATATAGAACCCGATTGATCGGATGCTGTTTCTCGGCTGCTATACCTATTATGGCACGCTGATCGGACAAATATTATCCTCGCCTTTTTGTGTTGGTTTTCaagatttttttttttcgcaCAGgcctcttttcctcgatCAAATCCTTGCTTATGTCGCATCAACACCACATTTTTGTCCGTTCACTGTGCATGAGCTATTCTGACTTACGTCTAATATCTTTTAAATGTATTATTTACCCATTTTGACATCGACAGGGTTTAACGCCAACAGCGCCAAGCACTTACTGTACTTCTGTCACCGCACGACGCCCCCAAATGGCGGACCAAAATGAGCTCGAAGATCTCGAAGACGTATTGGATGCTCAGGACTTAAGAGAACCAGATCATCATTTGTTGACAGTCAGTCAAGTTATTCCGTATACATTTTGGTAACCATTCTTCACAGAGAGGATATATGAGTTCCGACGGCATCCGTATGGTTACCTGGAGGTTTCAGTGAGAGGTATCCATGAGTTCCTACGCTTTCCCTCGCCCCATCTATCGACCCAGCAGAACTGGGAGAACACCTGACCACTGCTCGATGTCTGGCTCGATATTCGAATCCTCAGATACATGGTTATCCTGTCAACTTTCCATGCCTGGGCTCCTGCTTCCCCGCCGATTTCACGAATCTCCAATACGCTTGCGCCTCACAGTTCACGAGTATGCCGAGAGAGAGACCAGTGAGATTGTGGAGGATCACAGTGTCTATGTCCTACGCGGTGTCGGTCGGCCTCACAAAGGACTGGATGCGGATCTTCTTGCCGAGCCTATCGAAAGtgggtggagatgatgggaaATGGCAGAGCTGTTTGAAGTATTTGAGTCCACTATCAAGGATATCCAtcaagagaaagagcaAAAGATGCTACCATGGCAGGCTTGGATGGGGCCTAATTACGCTTGGACTCTTTGCTATCTTCTGCTTAGCTGGGGCCTTGTGACTGGTGCCAGCGGTCTTCTTGGCACCAGGAGAAGGTGTCTGGTACTGGCCAGTACCAGACATATTTCGTATGGTGATAGCCCAGCTATCATATAAGCATCCGACACTTTTGATGGGAGGAAGCAGGGGCATTGAGTAGATCTGGACAAAAGGGGACGGAGCTTAGTACCAGACCAATGAACAgatggggagagggaagtCGGGAGTTGATCCTTTGAGGTTGCCCATCGCTCTGACCATGTTGGAGGTGTTGGAAAGCTGAGGTAAGCTAGGTGGCGTATGGGAAGGTCTGTTGGTACGAGGCACTTGGAAAGCAACGGTGGCAGAGCTATTACTGGTTTGAAGGCACTGACTCTCCTGTCCGAGCTGTATGATAGTCATATAAGTGTATATTCCTCAGATGCATAATAACCATCACCAGCTCTGCCAAGTAAGAGAGATATGATCATCCTTGACTCACCTTCACGATAGGCATATTGTAATCTTCAATGGACATGGGACCGTGAATAATTCAGAACGAAAGCCACCAAGTTCTTGGAATCGAAAATGTTGGAGATAGAAGATATCCCTCATGATCTGCTGTTTATATATTAAAGCAGTATGAGCATTGAAATTTTTAATTCAACGTCCACACAGTAACATCGCCTTTACTGACTTGAGCACAAAGCTAATAGTGGACAGTTGATGATGTTCGTTTACCGATGGCGGTCAATGGTTTGGTCTTCTGGAAATAACAGTCCATATGTACTAGAAAAATGCCAGATGCATCTGCTTTGGGTTACATTCTACATGCAGCCAACAATTAAAGAATCAGTCAGACAAAGCTTTGGAAACTGCTTTAAAAGAGGCCTgtgccaaaaaaaaaatcatgAAAACCAACACATAAACGCGGAAATCATATTTGTCCGATCGGCTTGCCATTTGTAACTGCCTTTTCAGCAGATAAGTCTGTTCAAATGGTTCACCGCCTGCCGCGTCTCATCTCACACACAAGGCCTGTGTAAATTGTACCTGTCGATGAGGGGGCAGGGAGGAGCGGAAACACCAATAAGTAACAGCAAGAAAGAAGCAATTCATTGCACCTCCTCCCGGTCTACCGACTTGCGGCTGGCTCCTCGTGCTGAGAAAAATAGAGCCATCTCTCTACATACTGCCACCAATCTGCGATATGCTACTTTTAGATACAGGCGTGCGTTTTCCGTGCAGAATAGTCCATTGTATTAGCACAGTATGAGCAACTTATATGTACTGGCGGGGATCTTCACATTTTGTCACCATTCCGTCGCCAGTAAGCGCGCGCAAATCGATCGCCGAACCTTTTGTCATTTATACATACCGTACGTATACGTAATCCGATATATATGGCTTATGAGTACTTCGGGTGTGACCTTCTTATATCTCACGATCATTCCCATCCTGGCTTCTGGCTTCTGGTTTTCCAGCATTACCTTTTGTTGAGAAGCGGTACAGAAAACAGAAAAGAGAACATGAGGGCAGAAGGCAtaagaaagaaagacatGGAAGAgatacccttcttcttgcctgGCATCTTCGGCAAAAAAAGCATCACCCTGGTATTTCGTGCCTTAAATTGCTTGCTTGGTGCTTCAGGACCCTGGGTCCGAACGCCGAACTTGTTCAGAATTCTTATTGTTCTCTGACAACTGCCGATCTAATATACCTGCTTTTGGCGCAAACTTCGAACAATAAGACAAAAGACAAAGATCAACCGACTTTTTCGCACGCATGatttttcctctttctcttcgcAATGATAAGTTATTCCGAGTGCGGGGTAGATTGGGGCATTGTAAGACGTGCTTCTTTGTTGTAGGGCTTGAACTGTCTACTTTCTGAAAagtctttttgttcttcgaAAATCGTCTTTTCCAACCCGTCTCTCGATTCTTACTCCTCGCCCTCTATACTCACAATCAGAGAGCGCGAAGAATGATTCGGTCTGTCAGCGTACCACAGCTGGTAAATGGAAGCGGGCCTTGCTCTCCGTCATCTTCTATAGAGGAGGTctttcaagaagaagaagtcggCATATATGGCAAGGAgggaatgatgatatcgttTGAAACCGATAGCGGTTCTTGCTCGGGctcggaagaagggtacgtctccttttcttctttaaGGGTTCAGGTCAACATGGAAAAGAGCGCTTACGTCTTTGGTTTTTTTGTTTAGTTCAAGAGAGTTTACGACAAGCAGCCAAACATCTTTGACCACGCACAATTCAGATTCATCATTGATTTTCATTTTTCCTCCCACACACCCTTCACACACAAGCAATCCGCCCAAAAAGTCTCaacctccatttccataCAGTGTGCACGAGCCGCCTCCCACTTTCCGTCACCCACCCTTACCTCTTACTGCTATCGGCTGTCGCCAGAGCCAGAACCAGGAACATCGTCTGAGCTCCAGCTATCTCGACTTTACGCCCTCTATCGAGACCGCACAAGTCCTTCACGCTAGCGCTTTTTATTCTTCAAACGATCCCTCTACTACGGCGCTTTCAGCACAAGCTCTCATCGCCCAGGCAAAGCGGGCTCGGACAAAAAGCGTCCGGAAACGGCGATCTTCAGCTCCATCACTTTCATCACCTTCTACCATACGCCGATCAAACACgtcatccatcatcagtaCGATCAGCATGCCCCGAGCAACCCCCTTTAGCCCATGTGAGTCTGCGATCAATAATGGCGAAAGCCCACCTGCTTCTCCTCGCACACCCCTTTCTCCTACCAGATCGAACGGCCGCGAGCCGAGTGGTCCATGGCGAGGGTTGAGGAGGGCGTTGTCTCTAAACTCGAGAGAGAGTAGTAATGCCAAGTGCGGGTTGCCACGAACTGCAGTACTGGCTAAAGATGAGGCATGTAAGGTTAGTGACCGTGACACACGAGATGGTGAGCGGAAAGGTTCGGGCAGCATTGGTCAATGTCCACAGGATAATGTGGAGCGACCATTCAATGGGCCCAGTTCACCAACGGTATCTACAGCAGAAGAATGGGGTGGTTTGGGTACACTTTCACAATTCCCCAGGCCTCCAAGCAACAGTAATCTACGAAGAAAGTCTGTGCGTGATCTAGCCGGTTTGGGACCTCCGCTGCTCCTTTTACCCAAGgatggcgaggaggagggcagCAGTAGCTCCGAATCtgaaggcgaggagggaagaaaggtTTACGCTCGCCCGCCATCTCGAGGTCTGCCATCGACACCTCCTTCTGCAGACTCACAATCCAGTCAAGAAAGCAGTCTCCCTCCTCACACACCCATCACCGActcatccccatccttgCCGGCCTCGCTTTTGCCACCGGTCCTGCTTACGCCGAATACACCAATCACGCCAAACACACATACACCTCCTGCCGCAAACAAAAAGCTGCTGTCGTTGTTGTCTCCAGAGACGGTACCGGCGGTTGTCGACAAACATCACGCATCTCAGAGAACAATAGACGATCTTCAAAATGCATCTTTGCAAGTTTTAGAGAACAATAGCGACCCGCAGGGTAAGTTGCTGCATAGCGCGATGCCTAGAGACTGGGAAAGTACGTTTGTTATTGTTTGCTTATTGTTTGGATACATACACATCTCGTTCCTCATACACATCTCATTCCTCCCTATACATTCCACACTTGCATTTTCATTTCGATCCTTCAAAGCACCTACCCACCCATCAATTGTCAttcatccttttcattACTGACCATCGTCTTGCCTTTAGGCTCTTCTCTCAATCTTTTCCCATTGAGCTCGCGGCCCTTCTATCACAAACTTCAACCTTCCGTGCCCTGTTCCACACATCATACCTTtccctcatccttctcttctcaacgCGACGCCACAGATACCATTGCTGTCTCGCCGCCGCAGTCCTACGCCAACTCATCCATCGCTTCTCGCAACTCAAGGTCGACGGCAGCTTCTGGGTCTAGCGGTATTTCGGTCCGCTCCTACACTACTGTTGATTCTTCATTACGGAGCCATCAACAGTGGCATATTGCCGAGCGATCTGACATCGCGACCGttgtggaagaagacgacgcTGCCATCGAAGAGATCAGAGACGAATTTATTACCAAGCCTCTTGACGTGAAACGTCGACCCCCTCTCACACAGTCCGCATCGACCAGTTCTGTCAACAGAAGCAAGCCTACTTCCAACTACTTTTCCCGCGAACGTTCCAActctcaacctcaacaCGAGACCATCAACCCTGCCCATTCCAAGCAGTCTTCTCAGTCATCTCATCCCTTTGCATCCTTTTCCCGACCCGTCCCACCGCCGACGGCAAAGGAaacttttctttctccacaAGCACCTCGTCGTCTTGAGCGTGTTGACTTCTCTGTGACCAATAGCTCGAGATCGTCACCGAACCTCGCAAGGACCTACAAAATGACACAATCCGTCCAGCAATTGGCTCTCGTGTCAACAGAAGATgacagagatggagatgtaACGTGTCCTGTCTGCGTGGAGCCTATGGGTTTCACTTATAGATTACCGGGTGAGAAGCCACCGATTATTCCTGAATGTGGACACGCCCTACATGAGGTAAGTCAGCAAGAGATTTGAACTTAAAaagtcgctgataggacatcCATCAGGAATGTTTCACTCATGTTTACGGTGAGGTTCCATCAGAAGGATCAAGAAAGGTTCTGGGTGTATGTGGTGTCTGCCGCCAACCGATGAAGCTCGCCGATGGCGCGACAAAGAAAGACAGTGAGTGACCCTTATCTGTCTATCAAAGACTAGGCTAACGTGAAAAATAGAACTTTCTGCCGTTATGGGCCAACCGGGAAAGTCTTTTCGCCCAGCACCATCTATCCGCGGACCAGGTGGTCGTGGTAGCGCCCCTCTTACCCCTCCTGACCCCACCGCTGATGATCCCGTCGACAACTCGCGCCCTTCCATGTCCAACGATCAACTACCGAAGGTTATTGTCCCTATCCTTTCCATCAAATCCGAGTTcaacaccatctccaagAATCGAAAGGGCAAGCAAATGATCACGGCGATGGTCAGCATTGACGTCCCTCCAGCACCCGATAGGGGCAAATACCCTGCTGCCACTTGTCAGCTCGACGAAGGACGATTTTCGCCTCaacttcctccatctcctaCCTCTGTTGGAGAACCCGCTGCCAGCCCATCCCTGAGAAACTTCAATACACTCGATCCTTTCGCACACGTCCTCCAAGACTTAAAGAACCGCGTGGTAGACCTGAAGCAGCTTAATGTAGACTCTCTCGGCCAACTCCGACTGTTTGACATCCTCACTGTGCGCAAAGGATCCCTCACGCGCGATTTCCACGTCTACCTCTTTCAAGATGCGCTCGTCTGTGCggccgaggagaagaaatcGGGCTTCCGACAGATgttctcctcatccaaTTCCATGCGCAGTGATCATTCGGGGCATTCATCAAAATCTGTGCTCAAACTCAAGGGCAGGATATATCTCCGTCATGTCTCTCGAGTCGTAGATCAGTCTACTTCGTCGGAGCTCAATCTTGTGCTTTTTATGGAGGACGAATCGCTTGAGTCGTTCATTCTTACTTTCAAGGATAGGGGAAGTCATGAGACCTGGAGGGTGACTATAAATAGCTTGATTGAAGATAACAGGGGTCCCAAGGACAGGGCGGTGAAGGTTCTTGGTTCTGGTGCTCCCAGGAGCGCTTCCAGTGGGTTAGCCATCAGCTTTTCCGACTTGACAAGTCCTACTTCAACATCCTACGTCATCACACCTGCTACTTCCAACTTTACACCCGTATCCCCCAAAGGCCAATCACCAGGCGATCTCGCATACAATGTACCACTTGCCCCTATACATGCTCCTATCGATCTTGTCCTTGTGCTATCTCTTCCTGCGTTTACCCCTGGGCAGAGTATTCCTCTTAAAGTCAAACTCATGCGGTCTTCTCTCGAGTTTTTGCTCGCTCTTCTTGGACCGAAAGACCGTATCTCATTAGTTTCATGTGAGATGGGCGTGAATAGTACCTTGCGCAAAACGCCCTTCCTCTCTACTACAAGGTACGAGAGTCGAAAACGTCTCGAAGCGTTTCTGGAGACCCTTGGTAGCGggaagttggagaaggacgaaTTTGAAGTTTCAGTAGGAAGTGAGGAGAAGCTGGATGTGGTTACGGCTATGAACGTTGGTCTCGATGTTGTGCTTCAGCGTAAAGCCAAAAACCCGATTTCGAGTATGGTGATTGTCAGCGATACTaacgatatcatcaagcGAACTCAAATGGATCTCGTGGCCGCTCGTC belongs to Cryptococcus neoformans var. grubii H99 chromosome 7, complete sequence and includes:
- a CDS encoding zinc finger family protein, with protein sequence MIRSVSVPQLVNGSGPCSPSSSIEEVFQEEEVGIYGKEGMMISFETDSGSCSGSEEGSREFTTSSQTSLTTHNSDSSLIFIFPPTHPSHTSNPPKKSQPPFPYSVHEPPPTFRHPPLPLTAIGCRQSQNQEHRLSSSYLDFTPSIETAQVLHASAFYSSNDPSTTALSAQALIAQAKRARTKSVRKRRSSAPSLSSPSTIRRSNTSSIISTISMPRATPFSPCESAINNGESPPASPRTPLSPTRSNGREPSGPWRGLRRALSLNSRESSNAKCGLPRTAVLAKDEACKVSDRDTRDGERKGSGSIGQCPQDNVERPFNGPSSPTVSTAEEWGGLGTLSQFPRPPSNSNLRRKSVRDLAGLGPPLLLLPKDGEEEGSSSSESEGEEGRKVYARPPSRGLPSTPPSADSQSSQESSLPPHTPITDSSPSLPASLLPPVLLTPNTPITPNTHTPPAANKKLLSLLSPETVPAVVDKHHASQRTIDDLQNASLQVLENNSDPQGKLLHSAMPRDWESSSLNLFPLSSRPFYHKLQPSVPCSTHHTFPSSFSSQRDATDTIAVSPPQSYANSSIASRNSRSTAASGSSGISVRSYTTVDSSLRSHQQWHIAERSDIATVVEEDDAAIEEIRDEFITKPLDVKRRPPLTQSASTSSVNRSKPTSNYFSRERSNSQPQHETINPAHSKQSSQSSHPFASFSRPVPPPTAKETFLSPQAPRRLERVDFSVTNSSRSSPNLARTYKMTQSVQQLALVSTEDDRDGDVTCPVCVEPMGFTYRLPGEKPPIIPECGHALHEECFTHVYGEVPSEGSRKVLGVCGVCRQPMKLADGATKKDKLSAVMGQPGKSFRPAPSIRGPGGRGSAPLTPPDPTADDPVDNSRPSMSNDQLPKVIVPILSIKSEFNTISKNRKGKQMITAMVSIDVPPAPDRGKYPAATCQLDEGRFSPQLPPSPTSVGEPAASPSLRNFNTLDPFAHVLQDLKNRVVDLKQLNVDSLGQLRLFDILTVRKGSLTRDFHVYLFQDALVCAAEEKKSGFRQMFSSSNSMRSDHSGHSSKSVLKLKGRIYLRHVSRVVDQSTSSELNLVLFMEDESLESFILTFKDRGSHETWRVTINSLIEDNRGPKDRAVKVLGSGAPRSASSGLAISFSDLTSPTSTSYVITPATSNFTPVSPKGQSPGDLAYNVPLAPIHAPIDLVLVLSLPAFTPGQSIPLKVKLMRSSLEFLLALLGPKDRISLVSCEMGVNSTLRKTPFLSTTRYESRKRLEAFLETLGSGKLEKDEFEVSVGSEEKLDVVTAMNVGLDVVLQRKAKNPISSMVIVSDTNDIIKRTQMDLVAARLDAANIPVHAVGYGRSHDPSPLWIVTNHTLGTYSFVKEWYHLRETLAGIVGGMMTVAMDNVKVHVSCVENDFRIMRVQGTTQAVVTGTGKDIDIELQDLRYGDSREILIELELENRDEFQRYSGEGSNESGHGSDPASQRGGFPRRAPSPNLGIDRLSVADSSYGEVIDEVPVCEVDLAFRDPAAGRTVSRLIHPQLLTVAIIPRTTSSTLPADPAILRRRMELLASDMLTRALLIASRKNYVQADRILRETKRIIETMQDNMRQHVSENASSRRGKSKREVQAIMAMEGLEGPLQDLEALLDGMEEQKGVFDRDCRNFTAQQSGVLRSQRAWTTRSLSERTYCATGVQNIIQMSAEWQSRFQ